A single genomic interval of Tursiops truncatus isolate mTurTru1 chromosome 16, mTurTru1.mat.Y, whole genome shotgun sequence harbors:
- the LOC101323277 gene encoding large ribosomal subunit protein eL21-like, translating to MTNTKGKRRGTRYMFSRPFRKHGVVPLASYMRIYKKGDIVVIKGMGTVQKGMPHKCPHGKTGRVYNVTQHAVGTVVNKGKILAKRINVRIEHIKHPKSRASFLKRVKENDQKKKEAKEKGTWVQLKRQPAPHVVSTNGKEPELLEPIPYEVMA from the coding sequence ATGACCAacacaaagggaaagaggaggggcaCCCGCTACATGTTCTCTAGGCCTTTTAGAAAACATGGAGTTGTTCCTTTGGCCTCATACATGCGAATCTACAAGAAGGGTGATATTGTAGTTATCAAGGGAATGGGCACTGTTCAAAAAGGAATGCCCCACAAGTGTCCCCATGGCAAAACCGGGAGAGTCTACAATGTTACCCAGCATGCTGTTGGCACTGTTGTAAACAAGGGCAAGATTCTTGCCAAGAGAATTAATGTGCGTATTGAGCATATTAAGCACCCTAAGAGCCGAGCTAGCTTCCTGAAACGGGTGaaggaaaatgatcagaaaaagaaggaagccaaagagaaaggGACTTGGGTTCAGCTGAAGCGCCAGCCTGCTCCACACGTCGTGAGCACCAATGGAAAGGAGCCTGAACTGTTGGAACCCATTCCCTATGAAGTCATGGCATGA